Sequence from the Hamadaea flava genome:
GCTGCATATCCTCAGCAATTCTGGCACCTATGTGGACAGTCCGTTCCACCGGTACGCGGGCGGCGCGGACCTGGCGGACCTGCCCCTGTCCTCGTTCGCCAACCTGCCGATCGTCGTGGTGACGTCGCGTACGGGGCGGGGCGTCGGGGTGGACGCGCTCCGGCAGGTCGACGTCCGAGGCAAGGCGGTGCTGCTGCACACCGGGTGGGACCGGCACTTCGGGACGCCGGCGTACGGGGTGGACGCTCCCTTCCTCACCGAGGCGGGCGCGGAGTACCTCGTGGAGTCCGGCGTCAAGCTTGTCGGCATCGACTCGCTCAACATCGACGAGGTCACGCCGTTCGGCGCGCGCCCCTGCCATTCGCGGCTGCTCGCCGCCCACATCCCGATCATCGAGCACCTGACCGGGCTGGATCAGCTGCCGGCGACGGGCGCGAGGCTGCACGCCGCGCCGCTGCGTATCCGCGACTTCGGCACCATCGCCGTCCGGGCGTACGCTTTGGTCCCCTGAACAGCCGGAAGGCCGCGCGAATCCGCGCGGCCTTCCGAGTTTTCGAGTGCGAACGTCACGCCGGGTCGGGCGTACGCCACAGCGCGAACGCGAGCCAGGCGCATCCGGCGAGCATCAGTACGCCGTGGCCGATGCGGACCGCTTCGCCGGTGAAGAACTGCGGGATGAACAGGGCGAACCCCGCGCCGAACAGCAACCCCGACAGCTTCGGCAGTACGCCTCCCCGCCACACCGCGACAGCGGCCCAGACCGCGCCGACACCGAGCAGCAGCAGGCCCACGAAGAACGTCGCGACGGCGGCCGGGTGGTAGCGGATGCTGTCGGAGAGGTCGAGCAGGTCCAGCGACTGACCGTCCTTGACCTTGCCCGCCAGCGTGTTGAGCGCGAAGTCCTCCGCGCCGTAGTAGGGCAGCGTCAAGCCCGCGCCGATCCACATGATGACGGCGGCGACCTTGTCGACCCGGAAGAGCGCCAGCGGCACCAGGATGAAGCCGATCATCGCGAACAGGTGAGTCGCGACCCACCACGGCGATCCCATCGCATGGAGGGCTCCGGCGGCGGTGGACTCGTCGGCCCACGGGCGCAGGGCGGGGTAGAGGAGGAAGAGGACACCGGCCACGGCGAGCGCGACGGCGGCGAGGCGATTGCGGGACATCAGGACTCCTGAGGGGTGTGCGCGGAGGAAAGCGAGTTCAGAAACATCTGGATGAGGCGTTCGTAGGTTTCGTCGAGGCCCTGGGGCAGGCCGAAGCCGCCGGCCGACTCCAGGGAGGCGAAGCCGTGGGTGATCACCCGGGCGGCCCGCATGGCGTGCACGAGATCGGCGTCGGAGAGCTGCCACGGCCGCAACGCCGCTCCCATCACTTCGAGGAGCCGCCGACCGGCCTCGGCGAATTCCGCCTGGTGCAACGGGTCGGCCGGCATCGCGGCATAGCGGGCGGGGTGGGCGACCACATAACCCCGGTACGCCCGCATGAGCGTCGCGACCGCGTCGGCCCCGCTGCGCCCCATGACGGCGGTCGCGAACTGGTCCGCCATCTCCCGCAGCACGCGTACGCCGACGAGCGTGCGCAGATCCGCGAGGTTGCTGACGTGCTTGTAGAGCGACGGAGCGGCGACGCCACAGCGCTCGGCCACGGCGGCCAGCGTCAGCGCGTCCAGTCCACGCTCGTCGACCAGGGCGATCGCGGTGTCGACCACCCGGTCCGGGGTGAGCCCGGCCCTAGGCATCGCGACCACCGTCCCGAGCGGCGCCGGGCGCTTGGCTATCTCTCATAGCCTTAAAGCTACGACACGTAGCCAACACTTGTCAACCGCCCAGGCAGCTTCGGCGGTGTCGGCCTGTCCGGCTGGTGGCCGCCCAGGAGGGGAGTAGGTTGGGCCGGGTGATCGTCGCCCGAGCCGCATCAGGCACGCTTCCGCACTTCCCCGACCTCGTAGCCCTCGCCGACGGGCCCCTGCTGTGCGCGTACCGGGAGAGCACCGGGCACGTGCGCGCCGACGGGCGGATCATGCTCGTCGAGTCCGGCGACCGGGGGCAGACCTGGTCCGAGCCCAGGGTCGTCGCCGACGGCGAACACGACGACCGGGATCCGAAACTCGTCCAGCTCCGGGACGGCACAGTCCTGCTGAGCTACTTCGTGCTCGACTGGCATCCGGACGGCAAGTTCACCTGCCTCGGCACGCTGGTGATGCGGAGCGAGGACGGTGGGCGTACCTGGTCGGAGCCGGTGGTCGCCGGTGGGGACGACCTGCTCTGGGCGGTCTCCCACGGCGCGGCCGTCGAGCTGCCCGACGGCGACGTCCTGCTCCCGCTCTACGGCGTCGATCCCCGGCGGTCGACGGGCCTCGACAGCGCGCTCGCCGTCCGCAGTACCGACGGTGGGCGTACGTGGGCGGCGGAGACGGCAGTGCCGCTCGGGATCAGCGCCGACTTCCACTTCCGGGAGCCGACCCTGACCGTGCTGCCGACCGGCGAGGTCGTCGCGTTGCTGCGTACGTCGGTGGAGCACGCCTATCTGGCCCGCTCGACGGACGGCGGCCGCACCTGGACCCCACCCGTGGAGACCGACCTCCCCGCGTCGTCGCACCACGTGCTGCTGCTCGCTGACGGAGCGCTGCTCGTCGCGTACGGCGACATCTCGAAGCGGTTCTCGCCTCGGCGCAGCACCGTCGCGCGGATCGTGACCGACCCCGCGGGCGAGTGGACCGGGCCGGACCTGCATCTGTACGACTCCGGCCACCCGGACCAGGCGAATCCGTCCAGTGTGGAGCTGGAGCCGGGCCGGTTCCTGACGGTGAGCTTCGACGTGCCGGACGCGACCGTCGTCTCCTTCACCAGCGACCGCGCCGCCTACGTCGCGTCGTGACCGGCTCGACGCCGACGATCGTCATCCCGTTGACCGGCTAGACCCTGGATGAGATCGCCCCGAGTGTCACGCCTTGACCGGCTGGACCCCGGATGAGACGCCCCGAGCGTCACGCCTTGACCGGCTCGACGCCGGACGCGGCGTCGACGATGCGGTCGAGTGCCTCGGGCGCGGTCGTGTTGGCGCCGAGCCGGACCACCTTGTTCGCGCCGTGGTAGTCGCTCGATCCCGTGACGACCAAATCGAGGTCGGCGGCCAGTTCGCGCACGTGCGCGCGTTCGGCCGGGGTGTGGTCTTCGTGGTCGGCCTCGATGCCGAACAGGCCGGCCGTGGCGAGTTCCGCGATCAGCTCGTCCGGCACGATCGGGCCGCGCCGTGCGGCCAGCGGATGAGCGAAGACCGGGACCCCGCCCGCGCCGCGGATCAGCTTCAGCGCCGTGAAGACCTCGACGTCCTCCTTGGGTACGCGATACCGCGCGCCCAGCCACTGGGAAGCGAACGCCTCGGAGACCGTGCCCACCAGCCCGGCTCGGACGAGTGCCTGGGCGATGTGGGGGCGGCCGACGGTGCCGCCGGCGGCGAAGGCGCGGATCTCCTCCCAGTCGATGTCGACGCCGTCTTCGCGTAGCAAGGTGACCATGCGTTCGGCGCGGGACTCGCGGGCTTGCTTGACTCGTGCCAGTTCGGCGGCGAACGCCGGTTCCGCCGGATCGAACAGGTACGCCAGCATGTGCAGCCCGACCGAGCGATCCGGGCCGAACCAGCGGCAGGACACCTCGGCGCCCCGGATCAGGGTGAGCCCGGGCGGCAACGCCTCCACCGCGGGCGCCCAGCCCGCCGTCGTGTCGTGGTCGGTCAGCCCGACGACGTCGAGACCGGCGGCTACGGCGTGCCGCACCAATTCGGTCGGAGTGTCGGTGCCGTCGCTGGCGGTGGAGTGCGTGTGGAGGTCGATCACGCCTCCCATTCTGTCGGCTTTCCGGCGATCTTGGTGGCCGGACGGCCGATCGGCGGAGCCAGCGAAAATCTTGACAACATCGATGTATGTGTCGCAGCATGGCGCACTGGAATCGTTTCCACATCCTGGGGAGGAACTCTTGCGACGCATGCCCCGCCTGCTGGCCGCGGCCGTCCTCGCACTGCCGCTTGCCCTGTTCGCCACCCCTGACGCGTACGCCGCCACCGAGCTGATCACCAACGGCACGTTCACCTCGTCCACCACCCCGTGGTGGAGCACCAGCAACACCCCGTTGAGCGTCGACGGCGGACGGCTGAAAGCCGCCGTTCCGGGCGGCACCGCGAACCGCTGGGACGCCATGTTCGGGGAGAAGTCGCCAGCCCTGACACTGCACCAGAACCGCAGCTACACGTTGTCGTTCGACGCCTCCGCCACGGCCACCCGGGCAGTCCGCACGACCGTGCAGCTCAACGCCGACCCGTACCCGGCCACGCTCGACCAGCTGTTCACTGTGGACACCACCGCGCGGCACTTCAGCTGGACCTTCACCGGGACGCTGGAGACCGCGAACGGCGAGATCACCTTCCAGCTCGGCGGGCTCACCGGCGGGGCGTACACCTTCTGGATCGACAACGTGTCCCTCGTGGACAACACCGCCGGCAGCGGCTCGCCGCTCGACCTGACCAGCGGGTTCTACGTCGATCCCGACTCCAACCCGGCGGTGTGGGTCCGGAACAACGGCGGGGACTCCCGAACCGCCCAGATCAACTCGGCCATCGCCACCAAGCCCATGGCCCGCTGGTTCGGCGCGTGGAGCGGCGACATCGGCACCGCCGTCGGCTCGTTCATCGGGGCAGCCGACGCCGCCGACAAGCTTCCGGTCCTGGTCGCGTACAACATCCCGGGGCGCGATGCCTGCGGTGGTCACTCCGGCGGCGGCGCCGGCTCGGCCGACGCCTACAAGACCTGGATCGCCGCGTTCGCCACGGCCATCGGCAGCCGCCCGGCCGTCGTGATCATCGAGCCCGACTCGCTCGCCGACTTCAACTGCATGGACACGGCGGCGATCGCCACCCGGAATGACATGATCTTGTACGCGACGCGGCAGTTCCACGACAAGGCGCCCAACACCTGGGCGTACCTGGACGCCGGGAACCCGGGCTGGGTGGCGGCCGGGACGATGGCCGGTCGGCTGAGCGCCGCCGGGCTCGCCAACATCCGGGGCTTCTCGATCAACGTCTCCAACTACTACACGACCAGCGACGACGTGGCGTACGGGACGGCGGTCAACACCAGCCTCGGCAGCGCGGCGAAGCCGTTCGTCGTCGACACCAGCCGCAACGGGAACGGGACCAACGGCGAGTGGTGCAACCCGGCTGGGCGGAAACTCGGCGTACCGGCGCAGGTCGGCGGGGGTGCGGAGATGCTGCTCTGGCTGAAGGTGCCCGGTGACTCCGACGGCGACTGCGGGATCGGCGCCGGCATCCCGGCCGGTCAGTTCAGCCCGGACCTGGCCGTCCACCTCATCACCGGCTCCTGACCGATCGTTCCGTGCAGATCAGGGATGTGCAGGCCATCTGGGCCTGAGATGGCCTGCACATCCCTGATCTGGTGCTCTCGGGGCGAGGCGGCGTCCAACGGTGCACAATTTGGGCATGTCGGCGGAAAAGGAGCAGAAGACGTCGCGGCGTCTCCGCAAGGCGACCGCGCGAGGCATCCTCGAACGCAGCGGCCTGACCTGCGTGGCGCTGCTGCTGTTCTACTTCGCCGTGCCGATCCGGCCCAGTACGGGGGACTGGCTGATCGTGGTCCAGGTCGGGCTCACCCTCCTGGCCCTGGGGACGATCCTGTTCGGCCTCAAGAACCAATTGCTGCGCCAGCTGGACCAGCCGGACGCCCCGCTCGGCGGGCTGATCGTCGGCATCCTGGGCGGCCTGCTGCTCTTCGCGCTGATCGACTACGCCGTCGCCGTGTACGCCCCCGGCCAGTTCGTCGATCTGAACACCCGGGTCGACGCGCTCTACTTCGCGACGGCGACCCTGCTGACGGTCGGATTCGGGGACATCTCCGCGCACGGGCAGTTCGCCCGCGTGCTGTTGTGCGTACAGATGTTCTTCAACGTCGCGGTGCTCGCGACCACCGCCTCCATGCTGTCCCGGCAGCTCGCCGACCGGGCGAGGTCCCGGCACAACCGCTGAGACCAGGTTGTTCGAATCCTGTCACCGAGATCCGCGTTTGCCCTGCGGGCCCATCGGGGGACAGGTGATGATCGAGGGGATGAAGGAGGACAGATGACCATGAGTTCCATCCCGACCGGTCCCGCGGGCAGTCCGGCGGTCGGACCGGCAGCTGATGCCATCACCGCCGCCGGGCCCGGTGCCGGGCAGGCGACCGTCACCGTGGCGACCTACGGCGACTACGCCTCCGCCCAGCGGGCCGTCGACTATCTCTCGGACAACAAGTTCCCGGTCGAGCACACGTCGATCGTCGGCACCAATCTGCGCCTGGTGGAAAACGTCCTGGGCCGGATGACCGTCGGCCGGGCGGCACTGGCCGGCGCGGCCAGCGGTGCGTGGTTCGGTCTGTTCATCGGTCTGCTCTTCGGCATCTTCGCCGTCGGCAACTGGTTCGGCGTCGTGATCGCCGGCCTGCTGATCGGTGCGGTCTGGGGCGCGATCTTCGGCGCCATCGCGCACGCGGCCACCCGTGGGCAGCGGGACTTCACCTCGCGCAGCGCGCTCACCGCCGGGGAGTACGCCATCGCCGTCACCGCCGACCACGCCGAGCAGGCCCGGCAGTTGCTCGTACGCCTCAACTGGCAGGCCAACGAGGCGGGCACCGGGCGCTGAGGAACCGGGTGGGGGAGAGCGCTCTCTGGTGGGTTGCTATACATTGGCGCCATGGTCGCCCCCCGCCCGCCCGGTCCCCGTTCGCCCACGCTCGAACAGGTCGCCGAGTATGCCGGGGTGAGCCGGTCGACGGTGTCCCGGGTGATCAACCAGGTGTCCACAGTCGACCCGGAACTCCGCGAGATCGTGGAGCGGGCGATCGAGGCGACCGGCTACGTCCCGAACCACGCGGCCCGGTCGCTGGTCACCCGCCGGACCGACTCGGTCGCGCTGGTGGTCTCCGAACCGGCCGGACGGGAGTTCGCCGAGCCGTTCCTGAGCCGGATCTTCACCGACCCGTACCTCGGCCGGATCACCGCCGGGGCGCTGGAGGTGCTGCGCCCCGAGGGCATCCACCTGGTGATCATGCCCGCCGACGCCCCCGCTCATCAGCAGGTCCTGCGGTATCTGCGGCAGGGACACGTGGACGGCGTGCTGATCATCTCCAGCCACGTCGCCGACCCGCTTCCGCAGCAGTTGTGCGACCTGCATGTGCCGGCGGTGCTGTCGGCCCGGCCGGGTCGGCCGCTGCCGATGAGCTATGTCGACGTCGAGCAGCAGACCGGCGCCCGGCTGGCGGCGGAACGGTTCATCGCCTTGGGCCGCAAGCATCCGGCGACGGTCTGCGGCCCGCTCGACACGACTGCCGGGCAGGACCGGCTGGCCGGGTTCCGCTCAGCCCTCGCCGTGCACGGGTACGCCTGGGTGCCGGCCGAGCCCGGCGACTTCACCCGGGCCGGCGGTGAACGCGCGGCGCGGACGCTGCTGACGGCGTACCCGGAGACCGACGCGCTGTTCGTCGCCAACGATCTGATGGCCGAAGGCGCGATGCAGGCGCTCCGCGACCTCGGCCGGCGCGTGCCCGAGGACGTCGCCGTGGTGGGCTTCGACGACAGCGTCTCGGCGCTGGCCTGCCGTCCGCAGCTGACCACGATCCGGCAGCCGCTGGAGGAGATGGCCGCCGAGATGGCCCGGCTCCTGCTGGCCCGCATCCGCGAGCCCGAGGGCCGGCCGCGCTCGGTGATCTTCCATCCGGAGATCGTCGAGCGCGGCTCGGCCTAGGGGGTTACTGGTAGACGCGGACGTAGTCCACCAGCATCTGCGCCGGGAACGGCGTGGTGGCGTCCGGCGAGCCGGGCCAGTCGCCGCCGACCGCCAGGTTGAGGATCACGTAGAACGGGTGGTCGTAGACCCACGGCCCCCGGGTCGACTCGACGGTCGCCTTGCTGGCGTAGAAGACCTCGGTGCTGTCCACGAAGAACCGGATGCCCTTGCTGTCCCACTCGGCCGCGTACACGTGATAGTCCGCGGACAGGTCGGTCGTCCAGATCTTCTCGAACCCGTAGCCGCCGCCCCCGTTGTACGCCGGCGCGTGCAGCGTGGTGTAGCTGCGGGTGGTGTCCTTGCCGAGGATCTCCATGATGTCGATCTCGCCGTTGTAGGGCCATGGCCGCCCGGTGAGGAAGTCGGCGCCCATCATCCAGAACGCGGGCCAGAACCCGTTGCCCTTCGGCACCTTGACCCGGGCCTCGACGCGGCCGTACTGGAAGGTGAACTTGCCGCCGGTGTTCATCCGGTGCGAGGTGTAGTCGCGTCCGCCGACGGTTTCTCGGCGCGCCTCCATCACCAGCGACCCGGCGCCGTTCATCGAGGCGTTGGCGTTGTTGGTGTAGTACTGCAACTCGTTGTTCTGCCCCGTGCCGGTGTCGATCGTCCACTTCGCCGTGTCCGGCTTCGTGCCCGCGGCGCCGTTGAACTCGTCGCTGAACACCAGCCGGGTCGCGGGGAAGCTCGGATCGGCCGGTCGCGCCGGGGGCGTCGTGGGGTTGCCGCCGGTGCCGTAGACCTGGAACTCCCAGATCGAGTAGCCGTACGCGCCGACCCGGGCCGTGCCGTACATCCGCACGTAGCGGCCGGTGCCGTTGACCGTCAGGGTCTCCTTGAACCCGTGCCCCGTCGTGGTGCTGTAGATCGTGCTCCAGGTAGCGGCGTCCGGCGACACCTGGATCTGGTACGCCGTCGCGTACGCCGGGTCCCATTGCAGGATCACCTGGTGGATCGTGGCGGTGGCGCCGAGGTCGACGTAGATCCAGCCGGGGTCGACCCAGCCGGTCGTGGAGCTGGTCGCCCACCGGGACGCGGGATCGAGGTCGAACGCCCGCGCCGGGGTGCACTCGTAGCAGTTCGCGTCGCTCTGCGAGGTCGACGCGACGGCCGGCTTGTTGTAGGACAGCAGGACGTCGCCGCCGGTCGGGGGCGGGCTGCTGGTCGGCGGCGTGCCACCGCCGGTGCGGACGGCGATCTCCCAGAGGGAGTAGCCCCACTGTGTCGCCCTGGCGGTGCCGTAGACGCGCAGGTAGCGACCGGAACCGGCGACGGTCAGCGGCTGCGTTCCGCCCGTCGACGTGGTCGTGCTGTAGATCGAGGTCCACGTCGCGGCGTCGGCCGACACCTGCACCTGGTACGCCGTCGCGTACGCCGTCTCCCAGGTGAGCGTCACCTGGCAGACCGACACGGTCGAGCCGAGGTCGATCTGGATCCACTGAGGATCGGCGGCCGCACTGGACCACCGCGTACCGCTGTTGCCGTCGACCGCCGCGCTCGCCGGAGTGCCGGCGTTCTCGGTGGAGGAGGCGGTCGCGGGCTTGTTCAACGCCGCGTTCGTGGCGGTGTCGCAACCGGTCGACCCGGTCGTGCCGTAGACCTGGAACTCCCAGAGCGAATAGCCGTACGCGGTCGCCCGCGCGGTGGCGTAGACCCGCACGTAGCGGCCCGATCCGGTGACGGCGAGGGTCTGCGTGCCGCCGGTGGAGGTCGACGTGCTGTAGACGGTGGTCCAGGTATTGCCGTCGGCGGACACCTGGATCTGGTATGCCGTCGCGTACGCCGCCTCCCAGCGCAGCACGACCTGGCTGACGGCGGCGGTGGAGCCGAGGTCGACCCGCAGCCATTGCGGGTCGCTGAACGCGCTGGACCAGCGGGTGCCGAGGTCGCCGTCGACCGCGGCGCTCGCCGGAGTGCCGGCGTTCTCGGCGGACGAGGCGGTGACCGGCTTGCCCTGCGAGAGCAGCGGATCGGCGGCGTTGGCCGCGCCGGTCAGCGCGACGGCGAAACCGGCGGCGAGCGCGGCGAGGGCGCAGAGCGCCGTCGTGCGTAACTTCATGACGTCTCCTCTGTGGGCGGAAGAGGGGTGCCTCTCCGGGGACGGGAGAGGCGAGGGAGCGCTCTCTCAGAGCATCGTCCAGGTGTCTACCTATGTCAATCTGACGTTCTCCGACCTGCGACTTTCCGGACAATCGAGATAGGAATGAGGGAGCGCTCCCTCGGAACGTTTGCCGATCTTGCACTCCGGGCAAGCCCGGAGCATGCCGTCACCCCTCCGGATCGCCATGGTCGCCCCGC
This genomic interval carries:
- a CDS encoding cyclase family protein, translated to MHNARMIEPAPGPRLVELNHVIEAGMTTYPGLPGPEIAPYLSREDSRGHYAPGTEFTIDWLHILSNSGTYVDSPFHRYAGGADLADLPLSSFANLPIVVVTSRTGRGVGVDALRQVDVRGKAVLLHTGWDRHFGTPAYGVDAPFLTEAGAEYLVESGVKLVGIDSLNIDEVTPFGARPCHSRLLAAHIPIIEHLTGLDQLPATGARLHAAPLRIRDFGTIAVRAYALVP
- a CDS encoding TetR/AcrR family transcriptional regulator, translated to MPRAGLTPDRVVDTAIALVDERGLDALTLAAVAERCGVAAPSLYKHVSNLADLRTLVGVRVLREMADQFATAVMGRSGADAVATLMRAYRGYVVAHPARYAAMPADPLHQAEFAEAGRRLLEVMGAALRPWQLSDADLVHAMRAARVITHGFASLESAGGFGLPQGLDETYERLIQMFLNSLSSAHTPQES
- a CDS encoding exo-alpha-sialidase, whose amino-acid sequence is MIVARAASGTLPHFPDLVALADGPLLCAYRESTGHVRADGRIMLVESGDRGQTWSEPRVVADGEHDDRDPKLVQLRDGTVLLSYFVLDWHPDGKFTCLGTLVMRSEDGGRTWSEPVVAGGDDLLWAVSHGAAVELPDGDVLLPLYGVDPRRSTGLDSALAVRSTDGGRTWAAETAVPLGISADFHFREPTLTVLPTGEVVALLRTSVEHAYLARSTDGGRTWTPPVETDLPASSHHVLLLADGALLVAYGDISKRFSPRRSTVARIVTDPAGEWTGPDLHLYDSGHPDQANPSSVELEPGRFLTVSFDVPDATVVSFTSDRAAYVAS
- a CDS encoding PHP domain-containing protein — encoded protein: MGGVIDLHTHSTASDGTDTPTELVRHAVAAGLDVVGLTDHDTTAGWAPAVEALPPGLTLIRGAEVSCRWFGPDRSVGLHMLAYLFDPAEPAFAAELARVKQARESRAERMVTLLREDGVDIDWEEIRAFAAGGTVGRPHIAQALVRAGLVGTVSEAFASQWLGARYRVPKEDVEVFTALKLIRGAGGVPVFAHPLAARRGPIVPDELIAELATAGLFGIEADHEDHTPAERAHVRELAADLDLVVTGSSDYHGANKVVRLGANTTAPEALDRIVDAASGVEPVKA
- a CDS encoding glycoside hydrolase family 6 protein, translating into MPRLLAAAVLALPLALFATPDAYAATELITNGTFTSSTTPWWSTSNTPLSVDGGRLKAAVPGGTANRWDAMFGEKSPALTLHQNRSYTLSFDASATATRAVRTTVQLNADPYPATLDQLFTVDTTARHFSWTFTGTLETANGEITFQLGGLTGGAYTFWIDNVSLVDNTAGSGSPLDLTSGFYVDPDSNPAVWVRNNGGDSRTAQINSAIATKPMARWFGAWSGDIGTAVGSFIGAADAADKLPVLVAYNIPGRDACGGHSGGGAGSADAYKTWIAAFATAIGSRPAVVIIEPDSLADFNCMDTAAIATRNDMILYATRQFHDKAPNTWAYLDAGNPGWVAAGTMAGRLSAAGLANIRGFSINVSNYYTTSDDVAYGTAVNTSLGSAAKPFVVDTSRNGNGTNGEWCNPAGRKLGVPAQVGGGAEMLLWLKVPGDSDGDCGIGAGIPAGQFSPDLAVHLITGS
- a CDS encoding potassium channel family protein, giving the protein MSAEKEQKTSRRLRKATARGILERSGLTCVALLLFYFAVPIRPSTGDWLIVVQVGLTLLALGTILFGLKNQLLRQLDQPDAPLGGLIVGILGGLLLFALIDYAVAVYAPGQFVDLNTRVDALYFATATLLTVGFGDISAHGQFARVLLCVQMFFNVAVLATTASMLSRQLADRARSRHNR
- a CDS encoding general stress protein, translated to MTMSSIPTGPAGSPAVGPAADAITAAGPGAGQATVTVATYGDYASAQRAVDYLSDNKFPVEHTSIVGTNLRLVENVLGRMTVGRAALAGAASGAWFGLFIGLLFGIFAVGNWFGVVIAGLLIGAVWGAIFGAIAHAATRGQRDFTSRSALTAGEYAIAVTADHAEQARQLLVRLNWQANEAGTGR
- a CDS encoding LacI family DNA-binding transcriptional regulator, which gives rise to MVAPRPPGPRSPTLEQVAEYAGVSRSTVSRVINQVSTVDPELREIVERAIEATGYVPNHAARSLVTRRTDSVALVVSEPAGREFAEPFLSRIFTDPYLGRITAGALEVLRPEGIHLVIMPADAPAHQQVLRYLRQGHVDGVLIISSHVADPLPQQLCDLHVPAVLSARPGRPLPMSYVDVEQQTGARLAAERFIALGRKHPATVCGPLDTTAGQDRLAGFRSALAVHGYAWVPAEPGDFTRAGGERAARTLLTAYPETDALFVANDLMAEGAMQALRDLGRRVPEDVAVVGFDDSVSALACRPQLTTIRQPLEEMAAEMARLLLARIREPEGRPRSVIFHPEIVERGSA
- a CDS encoding discoidin domain-containing protein; its protein translation is MKLRTTALCALAALAAGFAVALTGAANAADPLLSQGKPVTASSAENAGTPASAAVDGDLGTRWSSAFSDPQWLRVDLGSTAAVSQVVLRWEAAYATAYQIQVSADGNTWTTVYSTSTSTGGTQTLAVTGSGRYVRVYATARATAYGYSLWEFQVYGTTGSTGCDTATNAALNKPATASSTENAGTPASAAVDGNSGTRWSSAAADPQWIQIDLGSTVSVCQVTLTWETAYATAYQVQVSADAATWTSIYSTTTSTGGTQPLTVAGSGRYLRVYGTARATQWGYSLWEIAVRTGGGTPPTSSPPPTGGDVLLSYNKPAVASTSQSDANCYECTPARAFDLDPASRWATSSTTGWVDPGWIYVDLGATATIHQVILQWDPAYATAYQIQVSPDAATWSTIYSTTTGHGFKETLTVNGTGRYVRMYGTARVGAYGYSIWEFQVYGTGGNPTTPPARPADPSFPATRLVFSDEFNGAAGTKPDTAKWTIDTGTGQNNELQYYTNNANASMNGAGSLVMEARRETVGGRDYTSHRMNTGGKFTFQYGRVEARVKVPKGNGFWPAFWMMGADFLTGRPWPYNGEIDIMEILGKDTTRSYTTLHAPAYNGGGGYGFEKIWTTDLSADYHVYAAEWDSKGIRFFVDSTEVFYASKATVESTRGPWVYDHPFYVILNLAVGGDWPGSPDATTPFPAQMLVDYVRVYQ